A window of Gammaproteobacteria bacterium genomic DNA:
GTTTATCGTTGAGCAGGGATAGGAATGATTGACTCGGATGTTCTGCTGAGTGTACCAAGCGAACGACAGAGTAGTTATAGCGACCATTTGAGGAAATATTGCCGTTATTAAAATGAATTCTCCATGCGCTGTTCGGATCATTTGTCACTAGGGAATCCGACCAAAACCATTTCGATGGTGTATTTGGAAAAATGGATTGGTCAATCTTTGGTGGATAGTCCGTTGTTATATCAGTAAGAGTAGATAATTCACGGATGTGCGGCAGCCGCCAATCATCGTAGCCGGCAAAATTTTTTTTCAGTGCGCTCGCTTGATCCCAAGTGTATTCAATGGCGTTTCCCGAGCAGGTGGTGCCAGTCCATTCTTGACCCATGGCGCAACGCATCCATCTTAAATTGGTGGTGGTATCAATAACGGTACCATCGAATTTATCGATATAACGTTCAGAGTAGGCTGGAAAGGAAAAAAGGATGGTTATTAATAATAGCAACAGCGAGAGGGTTCGAGAGATGTGTGAGATCATGACGGTTATCCATGCGCAGCAGGTCGATTGTAACTAATCATTCAAAAGTTTGTTTGATATACTGTGAGTTTATGAAAAGATAGAAACGTACTGTAACTGTTAAGATATGTGGGATTATCCTGGAACCTGCGCCGTTGGGTGTATATCGAAAAAATTCAAGCATCGTCAATGATTCAGGTAGATGGTACATCCACCGATTGGTGGGTGGCTGAACAAGTAGGTGCCACGCCGACTCCTACCACGCTCCGATGTGCTATATCAATGTCCTCGACTCGTCTGTTGCAAACCAGGCGGCACTTGAATCCCAGCGCCAAGGATTGAATGAATATGCGATGGCAAAAGGATACCAAATTATCCATGTGGTATGCGAATTTGGTTCTGAGGTTAGCGATAACTATAAAAAATTTCATGTGCTAATCAAAAAGCGTGATTTTGATAGATTACTAGTTGAACATAAAGACCGATTGACATGATTAGGTTTTCATTGATTTTAGGCGCTTGCACCATTTCATATTGATGTAATAAAAAATTTTGTTGCTATGTTTACCTCATTTTCAGTTTGACTATATGAATAGTACCAAATTGGTGCATACATAAATTAAACTGTTAAAATTTTGTATATTCTCTTGGGACATATCCCCGGGATCGGCTTGATTTATGTATTCACATTTTCGACCGCTTTCTAATTTACAGCATTTAGTGGAACCTTCGACCAGCAAGCCGCTGACGCGGCGTATCGTATTGTTGGCGATTCTCGGGGTTGCCGCCATGGCGCTGGTGATGCGTGCCTTATGGTTGCAGGTATTAGACCGAGATTTTCTTCGGAGTCAGGGAGAGGCGCGCGCAGTGCGTACTATTCCCATCCCAGCGCATCGCGGCATGATTACTGACCGTTTTGGTGAGCCACTGGCAGTCAGTGCTCCTGTGGATTCGG
This region includes:
- a CDS encoding hypothetical protein (Evidence 5 : Unknown function), translated to MCYINVLDSSVANQAALESQRQGLNEYAMAKGYQIIHVVCEFGSEVSDNYKKFHVLIKKRDFDRLLVEHKDRLT